CTTCCGTCTTCGCCGTCACCATCTTGATGGCGCCCTTGAAGCTGCGCTGGTTCGTGCCGGCCAGGCCCATGGACATGTAGGCGATCTTCTGGCCGTCCGCGCTCCAGTCCGGGTGGTTGGCGGGGTTGGTCGACGTGCCGGTCCCGGTGATCTCGCCCTCGTAGGCGGCGGTGTCGCCGTTGAAGAGCTTCAGCGTGTAGCGGCTGGAGCCGCTGTCGGCGTAGGTGCCGACGAACTTCGTGCCATCCGGGTTCCACGACTCGAAGTTGCTCAGCTTCGTGCCACTCTGCGCCAGGTCCACCTTGCCCGTGGTGGAATCGAAGGCGGACAGGTCGATCAGCGCGAGCCGGCCGTCGTTCTGGCCGTTGACCTCGGCCACCAGCTTCTTGCCGTTGCGGCTCAGCGCGTGGCAACCCACGCAGCTGACGCTGGTGTTGATGTTGCCGGCGCGCAGCACGGGCGTGGCGGAGGGGGTGCCCGTCCCGGCGAAGTCATAGCGCATCACGCCGGTGCCGCCCGACGTCGTCCAGTAGTAGAGGGCGCCCTTGATCTCGGCGCGGGCGAACTGGATGGAGATGGGGTCGGAGACGCCCACCTTGCCCGCGCCCGAGTCATCCGTGGAGCGCACGATGAGCCGGACGGGCTGGCCACCGCGGTTGCTCTCGGCCAGGAACTTCCACACCTTGTCCTCGGGCGTGTAGATGCAGCCGCGCTGGCCCGACGGCACCGCGCCCGTGGGGGGCGTGAAACCGCTGGGCAGGTAGCAGCGCAGGTAGACGCGCACGTCGGTGATGGTGTTGGAGAACTGGAGCTCGAAGAGCGTGTTGGTGCTGGGACCCGACAGGAAGTGGATCTCCAACTGCCCCAGGTTGGGCGGCACCATGACGCCGTGGTTGGGGTAGACGATCTGCGGCTTGAGCGCGACATCCACCGCGCCGCCGAAGCGGCCGTCCGGGTTGGGCGGCACGGGCGAGCCACTGGGGCCCGAGGTGTCCGACACCTTCTGGTCCAGCTTCACCGTGATGTCGGTGGAGACGGACTTGGTGCCAATGCGGGCGCGCACGAAGCTGGTGCCACCCACGGTGGTGCTCGAGTTGAAGTTCGACCCGAGGAAGAGGCCCAGCCGCGTGTCGTCGATGCTGAAGGTGGCCTTGCTCGTCACGTCCTCCGTGTGTCCATCGGAGTAGGTGCCCATGACGGTGAATTTCTGGGAGGCGCTGGTGCTGCCCGTGACGGTGAGCAGCGGCTTGGTGGGGCTGATGACCAGCGAGCCGATCGTCGGGCCGTCATCACCCCCTCCGTCCGTTCCGCCACCGTCCGGACCATTGAGCCCGCCGTCCGTCGAGCCTCCGCCGTCCGGACCTCCCGGAGTGGGACCACAGGAACAACCAGACAGCGCGGTGGCTGCCATCAGGATGCCAATGAGCCAGGTTTTCTTCCACATGGCCGGCGAGCGTAACTCTGTTTCCGGCGTCTGGCGCGTGCTTCGTGGACGCTGCCCTGGAGGGCATCCATCCACAGCACAAGCTTGAAACGCAGCCGCAATGAGAAGGCAGGCGTCCCCCGGTTTCCCAGATTCTGAGAGCGATTGCGCCCCTGCCGTGCGGTCAGCCGGGCGTCACGGCGGGGAAGGGCGGCGCTCGGTGGTGTCGGGAGGCAGTGGGGTCTGGCACCGCTCGTCGCGGCACGCGAGGCCCGGAGCGCACTGCTCGTTGGAGAGGCACTCCACGCAGCGGCCATCCGAGGCGCACTGGGTGCCGCGCTCGCAGCCGGTGGTGGCGCAGCCCCGGTTGACGAAGTCCACGTCGTCTTCGGTGCCGGGCAGCTGGATCTTCACTTCCTTGGACTCGCTCTCCGTCACGCACGCCTCGGTCTTCTTCACCGGAAAGCCGCTGGCGGAGGCCTCCACGGTGTAGCAGCCCTCCGGGAGGGGACCCACCCGCAGGCTGCCGTCCTTGGCGAGGGGCTGCTGTTGGAAGGGGGTGCCCAGCACGGACGCCCGTCCCTCTTCCAGCTCCTGGCGCGCGGTGCCGCGCACGCGCAGCTCCAGGAAGCCGGCCGCGCGGGGCACCACGTCTTCCAGGCGCGCCGAGCCGCCTCCGGGCACCACCACCGGCAGGCGCACCGCCTTGTCCGCGGAGGCCACGATGAAGAGCTCGCCCGGGCCGGCCGGCACGCGCTCCAGCACGAAGGAGCCGTCCGCGGCCACGGTGCCGCGCACCTCCGGGTGGCCCACCAGCGACACCAGGGCCACCGACGGATCGGCCTCGGTGAGCTGGCCCCGCACGGTGCCCGTCCGGAAGGGGGTGTTGTCGAAACCCCCGCATGCACTCGCGACGAGGGCGAGGGCCATCATCACGCTGTAGGTGGTCTGGCGCATCAGAAGCGGTACCCCACTCCGGCCCATCCGCCGGAGAAACCCACGGCCTGTCCCTGCCCATCCACCACCACGTACGTCACCATCAGCTGCGTCTGCGCGCTCAGCTCCAGCCGCTCGCCCAGCCGCCACACCACGCCGCCCACCACGCCCGGGCTGACGGTGAAGTACTGCTGCCCACCGGTGAAGGCCTCTGTCTGGAAGGACCGCTGGAGGAACAGAGCGGCCACACGCGGGCCCGCATAAAGCGACAAATGCTCCCACCGCCAGGTGTAGGGCACCGCGGCCCCCATCGACAGCGAGGTGTAGGTGAAGGGGACGGAGGTGCCGGGCGCCAGGTGCAGGTTCTGCCGGCCCCGGCCGCCACTCAGATCGAAGACGAGGCTCAGGTCCGGCAACGGCCGCTCCTCCAGCCGCAGCACCAGCGCCAGCTCCGGCGAGGCGGGCAGCAGCTCGTTGCGGCTGCGTGCGTCCACGAAGGAGAACATGCCGCCCATCAACGACAGCGAGCGCCTCGGGAAGGTCTCCGACAGCAGGCGCTCCAGCGGCAGCCGCTCGCCCACGGAGATGTCCACCACCTCGCGCAGCAGGACGTCCTCCCCCTTGGTCAGCTCCACGGTGCGCCGGCCCGGCGGCACCGCGGCGCCCCCGGGCAGCTCCGTGCGCGTCTCTCCGTCCACCTTCAGCGTGAAGCCGTCCAGCCGGGGGTTGTACGAGAAGAGCTCCGGGCGGCCCGTCCGGTCGATGTGGCCGGAGAGCACCACCGGATCCGCCCCCACCTCGAGGATCTCCGCCGAGGGCCGCTGCCGCCCCTGGGTGAAGGCGTAGGTGGAGCGGCGCGCGTGATCATGCGCCTCGGTGGCGGTGACGGCGCCGTCGGAGTTGCGGTCCGCCGCGCCATTCAGCCCGTCGATGAGGAAGTGGGTGTAGATGTCGTTCTGGAGCCCCTCGTCCTCGCGGGCCGTCTCGCCCCAGTCGCAGGCGGCGAACACCATGGAGGCCCGGCTCGACTCCTCGAGGGGGCGCGCGTAGAAGCCGGCCTTGATGCCGGCCAGCTCGGCCTCCAGCTCCTTGGGCAGCAGCGACTTGCCGCTGCCACTGTGGCAGGTGGCCAGCACCATGAGCCGGCGGCGCGAGGGCAGCTGATCGAACTCGGACTTCAGCTCGTCCATGGGCAGCGCCGTCTGCGCGATGGCCCGGAACGAGGCGTCCGTGGTGACCAGGTAGCGCTTGAGCTCGCCCCGGCCGTCGCGCGACAGCGTGCCGTGCGCGGAGAAGTACACCACCACCACGTCATCCGGCCGCGTGGCCTCCTGCCGCAGCTGGCGCAGCGCCGCGAGGATGGAGGCCCGCGTCGTCTCCTCGGGGCGCGACAGGACGCGCACCGAATCGAAGTGGCCGCGCGCCGGGTCCCTCAGCGCCGCGCCCAGGTCCTCCGCGTCCTTGGTGGCGTAGCGCAGGTCCCTCCACTGCGCGTCCTGGAATTGCGACACGCCCACCAGCAGCGCCAGGCGCCGGGGGGCATAGGCCGTGGACAGCGCGCGCTCGTCCACCTTCACGGACACGAGCCCGCCCTTGTCGCCCTTCTCGAGCGAGCCCGGACTCGCGCAGGCCGCGAGCACCGCCAGCAACGTGATGACGAGTCGCCTCACCGTGGGCCGGGATTCTGCCTTGTCTCGTCGCGGACGTGGAGATCGAACCGGGTGATGGCCAGCACCGAACGCTCCTCCATGTCGCCTCGGGTGAGTGCTTCGCGCACCTCCTCGGGAGGAGGCATCTGGTTCGAGGGGAAGCCCACCAGCCACAAGGTGAGGGGGCCGGACTCGCCCTCCAGGCTGATGCCCACCAGGCCCTGGGGGCCTTCCAGCTCATGCGTCCCCGCGGAGAGGGGGAAGCGGCCGAGCAGCTCGGGCTCGGCGTCCGCGCGCTGCTGGAAGAGGAGGGCCTCGCCGGCCTCGGTGGCGTGGTAGCGCAGCACCAGCACGTCCTGGTCCGAGGCGCTGGCGCCTGGATCCATCCGGCGCAGGCGGCCATCCGGCTCGCGGGCCACCACGGACGTCTCCAGCGCGAGGTTGCCCACGCCCTTCAGGCCGTCCCAGGCGCCCTTTTCCCCTCCAGGAGGCTGCACCTGGGCACGGGTGAGGACGACGAGCCCCGCGAGGCCCGCCGCCACGGCCAGGGCCGCCGCCGCCTTGCTCCAGGGGCGAGCGGGCCCGCGCAGGCCCCGGCGGACGCGGGCGAAACCCACCTCGTCCAGCCGGGGCTCCTCCTGGCGGGCGGGCGCGAGGTGGAGCAACAGGGCGTCCACCTGCCCGTCGAGCAGCCCGGGGCCGGGGGTCTTCGCCAGGAAGTCGATGCACGCCTCGCACGGGTGGGCCAGGTGCTCGCGGAAGTACGTCACCGCCTCCGGCTCACCGGCGCTCAGGGCCCGCAGGGCTTCGGTATCCAGGTGTCTCATGCGGCCTACTCCCACCGTCCGGCGAGCACGCGCCGGAGCAGCTCCTGCTTGATTCGGGCCCGGAAACGCTCCAGGCGCATCGTCACGGCGCTCTTGCCCACCCCGAGCTTCTCGGCGATCTCCCGGGCCGACAGCTCCCCCTCCACGTAGAAGAGGTGGACGGTCTTCTTCTCCTCGCCCTCGGGCAGCTCGGCGATGAGCTGGCGCACCACGGCCATGTCCCGCTCGAGCTGGAGGGCCTCGGGCACCACCGCGACGGTCTCCGGCTGGGGGTCGGACACCTCCTCGTCCATGCGGCGGGTCTGGCCCTTGCGCTCCAGGCGGGTGCGGGCGCGGTTGCGGGCGATGGACAGGAGCCACGCCTCGAAGGCCGCCGGCTCCTTGAGCCGGGGGAGCGCCTTGAAGGCGCGCACGTAGGTCTCCTGAATCACGTCTTCCACCTCATCCGCGTCCAATGGCGCGAAACTGGCCGTCAACCGGGCCACCAGGGGCCGGGTCCGCCGGTACAGCTCGCTGAAGGCAGGCGCCTCTCCTCGCGCGGCCCGCACCACCCACTCCGTCAGTTCCCGAGAGGAACCCACCCGGCTCATAGACTCCCCCGGTGCGGCAGCGGCCACACGCCGTCCGGTGGACGGACGCCACGCTTCCCGCTTCCCCTGGGGGGGCGTGGGGCAGAATGCCCGGGCGGTTGTTCACTTTCGTGAGGACACGACCATGCGCGTCATCAACTTCAACGCCGGCCCCGCCGGGTTGCCCCTGCCCGCCCTCGAGCGCGCGCGGGACGAGCTGCTGGATTTCCAGGGTTCCGGCATGTCCGTCATGGAGCACAGCCACCGGGGCAAGGAGTACGAGTCCGTCCACAACGAGGCCATCTCCCTGCTCACCGAGCTGCTGGGCATCCCGGACACCCACCAGGTGCTCTTCCTCACGGGCGGGGCGTCGCAGCAGTTCGCCCAGGTGCCGATGAACTTCCTGCCCCCGGGCGCCAGCGCGGACTACCTGATGACGGGGGTGTGGAGCGAGAAGGCCTACGAGGAGGCGAAGCTGGTGGGCCAGGCGCGCATCGCCGCCACCACGGTGCTGCCGGACAAGCGCTACGTGCGGGTGCCCCGCCAGGACGAGCTGCAGTTGGATCCGAAGGCGGCCTACGTCCACGTGACGAGCAACAACACCATCTACGGCACGCAGTGGCACCGCTGGCCGGACGTGGGCAACGTCCCGCTGGTGGCGGACATGAGCTCGGACTTCATGTGGAAGCCGATGGACGTGAGCCGCTTCGCCTTCATCTACGCGGGGGCGCAGAAGAACCTGGGCCCCTCGGGCGTGCTGATCGCCGTGGCGCGCAAGGACTTCATCGCCCGCGGCCGCAAGGACATCCCGAAGATCTTCCGCTACTCGACGCACGCGGAAAACAACTCGCTCTACAACACACCGCCGACCTTGGCCATCTACCTGTGCCGCAACGTGCTGGCGTGGGCGAAGCAGGTGGGGGGGGTGGCGCGGTTGGAGCAGTGGAACCGGGAGAAGGGCGAGCTGCTCTATGGGGCGCTCGACAAGCACGCGGGCTTCTACCATGCGCCGGTGGAGCGCGAGTCGCGCTCCTACATGAACGTGGTCTTCAAGCTGCCCACGCCGGAGCTGGACGACACCTTCGTGGCCGAGGCGAAGAAGGCGGGGATGGTGGGCCTCAAGGGGTACCGGACGATGGGAGGCATCCGGGCGTCCATCTACAACGCGGTGACGGTGGACAACGTGCGGACGCTGGTCTCCTTCATGGAGGAGTTCGTCCGGAAGAACGGCTAGGGTGCTCCCCTCCACGCTGCCAGGAGGGGTCATGAAGAACGCCACGCTGTTCGCCGCTGTGATGGCCGTTGTGCTCGCGCTGCCCGCCACCGCCAAGGAGGTCGCGGGCGTGCAGTTTCCCGAGACGCTCAAGGCCGAGGGGAAGGACCTGAAGCTCAATGGCGCGGGCCTGCGCAAGAAGCTCGTCTTCAACGTGTACGCGGCCGGCCTGTACGTGGAGAACCCGTCGCAGAGTGCCCAGCAGGTCATCGAGTCGGATCAGGTGAAGCGGGTGCGCCTGTCGATGCTGCGTGACCTGGACAAGAAGACGATCACCGAGGCGATCGTCGACGGGTTCAAGAAGAACTCGAAGGACAAGCTGCCGGCGCTGCAGCAGCGGCTGGACACCTTCACGGCGGCGATTCCGGACGTGAAGAAGGGCGAGGAGCTGTTGCTGACGTATGTGCCGGGCAAGGGCACGACGATCGAGAGCAAGGGAGGGCAGAAGATCTCCGTGGAGGGCAAGGACTTCTCGGATGCGCTCTTCTCGGTGTGGCTGGGGAAGAGCCCGGTGGACGGGAGCCTCCGGGACGGGATGCTGGGCAAGGAGTAGCCAGGAACCCCACGTCTCCCTCATCCAGACGTTGCAGCGGGCCGTGCGCCGGGTAGGGTGCGGCCCGCTTCGACTTCCCCATGGAGAAACACTGGATGAGAAAGGCATTACTGGCCGCCTGTTGTCTCGTGGTGTCCGCCTGCAAGACCGCGGAGCCCACGCCCACCCCCCCGGCCCCGCAGCCTCCGCAGGAGCAGCCGGCGCCCGCACCGAAGCCGCTGCCGCCCGGACTGGATGGCACGGCGATCAACGAGCAGGCGAACCCGTGCGAGGACTTCTACGAGTACGCGTGCGGCAACTGGGTGAAGAACACGGAGATCCCCGCGGATCGACCGCGCTGGTCGCGTGGCTTCGACTCGATCGCGGCGCGCAACGAGGAGGTGCTCCGGGAGCTCCTCGAGGCCTCCTCCACGGGCAAGGCGGCCGAGGGGACGCCGTACGCGCAGAAGCTGGGTGACTACTACGGCGCCTGCATGGACGAGGCGCAGCTGGAGGCCTCGCTGCCGGCGCTGAAGGCGGAGCTGGCGAAGCTGACGGCGGTGAAGAACGCGAAGGACCTGGCGCAGGTGGTGGGCACGCTGCACGCGCGCAGCGTGTTCCCGCTCTTCCATCTGGGCTCCAACAACGACCTGAAGGACGCCAGCCAGGTGATCGGCGAGGTGGACCAGGGCGGGCTCGGGCTGCCGGACCGGGACTACTACCTGAAGGATGACGAGAAATCGAAGGGGCTGCGCACGGCGTACGCGGAGCACCTGAAGAACCTCTTCGTGCTGCTGGGCGAGACGCCGGAGCAGGCGGCGAAGAGCGCGGCCACGGTGCTGGAGACGGAGACGGCGCTGGCCAAGGCCTCCCTGACGCGCGTGGAGCGCCGCGAGCCCAAGAGCCTCTACCACCGGCTGGAGCGCAAGGGCCTGAAGACGGAGGTGCCGGCCTTCGCGTGGGACGTGTACTTCACGGCCGCGGGCGCCAAGGACCTCCAGACGCTCAACGTCACGCACCCGCCCTTCTTCAAGGAGGTGGAGCGGCTGGTGAAGACGGCGAAGCCGGAGACGTGGAAGCCGTACCTGACGGCGCACTACGTGCTGAGCGTCGTCCCGGCGCTGCCCAAGGCCTTCCAGGCGGAGCGCTTCCGCTTCACCTCGCAGAACCTGACGGGCGCGAAGGAGGACGTACCCCGCTGGAAGAAGTGTGTGCGCTTCACCAACAACGCGCTGGGCGAGGCGTTGGCGCAGCCCTTCATCACGAAGACGTTCGGCGCGGAGGGCAAGACGACCACGCAGCAGATGGTGGTGGAGATCGAGAAGTCCTTCGAGCGCAACCTGGACACGCTGGCGTGGATGGACGCGCCCACGCGCGAGCAGGCGCTGGTGAAGGTGCGGAAGATCGCCAACAAGATTGGCTACCCGGACAAGTGGCGCAACTACGATGCGCTGAAGGTGGAGCGCGGCTCGTTCCTGGGCTCTTGGGTGAACGCCTCGGCGTTCGAGCAGGCCCGGCAGCTGGCGAAGATTGGCAAGCCGGTGGACAAGGACGAGTGGATCATCCCGCCGCCCACGGTGAACGCCTTCTACAACCCGGCCCTCAACGAGATCATCTTCCCGGCGGGCATCCTGCAGCCTCCGTTCTTCAACCGCGAGGCGACGGCGCCCGTGAACTTCGGGGCCATGGGCATGGTGGTGGGGCATGAGATCACCCACGGCTTCGACGACGAGGGCCGCCAGTTCGATGCCCAGGGCAACCTGCGGGACTGGTGGACGCCGGAGTCGGACAAGGCGTTCCGCGAGCGCGTGGCGTGCGTGAAGGAGCAGTACGACGGGTACACGGCCATCGACGAGCTGAAGGTGAACGGAGCGCTGACGCTCGGCGAGAACGTGGCGGACCTGGGCGGCCTGAAGCTGGCGCACGCGGCCATGGAGGCGTGGCTGACGAGGGACCCCGAGGCGGCCAAGCAGGTGAGTGGCTACCGCTACACGCCGAGCCAGCAGTTCTTCCTGGGCTACGCGCAGTCGTGGTGCTCGAAGTACCGGGATCCGTTCGCGCGGCAGATGGCGATGGTGGATCCGCACTCGCCGCCGCACTGGCGGGTGAACGGGCCGGTGGGCAACCTGAAGGAGTTCCAGAAGGCCTTCCAGTGCCAGGAGGGCGCGAAGCTGGTGCGCCCGGCCGCGCAGCGCTGCGAGGTGTGGTAGCGCTCAGAAGAAGCTGAGCTGCGTGCCCGGCTTCATGGGGCGGCGGAAGGTGCTCTCCTTCTCCGCCCCCTCCGAGGGCCACTCGCTCTGCAGCCCCAGCCGGCGCGCGGTGGTGTTGAAGAGCTTGTGGATGGTGTCCGCGTAGAGCCCCTCGCCTCGCATGCGGACACTGAAGCGCGCGTCGTTGAGCGCTCCCCCCCGTGTCTCGCGGATGCGGTGCAGCACCCGCTCGGCGCGCAGGGGGAGCTTCTCGCGCAGGCGCTCCTCGAAGACGGCCTGCACGGGGCCCGGCAGCCGCAGCAGCGTGTAGAAGGCACGGGTGGCCCCGGCCTCGCGCGCCGCGGTGAGGACTCGCACCATGTCCTCGTCATTGAGCCCGGGGATGACCGGCGCCACCGCCACGCCCACGGAGATGCCCGCCGCCGCCAGCCGCTCCATCGTCTGCAGGCGCCGCCGGGGCGTGGCCACGTACGGCTCCATGGCTCGCGCCACCTGCTCGTCGTGGAAGGGCAGGGTGATGCACACCGACACCCGGGCCTCCTGCGCCAGTGTCTTCAGCACGTCCAGGTCGCGCTCGATGAGCGGCCCCTTGGTGATGATGCCCACCGGGTTGCGGTACTCGGCGCAGACCTCCAGGCAGGCGCGGGTGAGCCGCAGCGACGCCTCGATGGGCTGGTAGCAGTCGGTGACGCCGCTGAAGGCGATCGGCTCGCCCTTCCAGCTCTTGCGCTCGAAGGCCGCGCGCAGCAGCTCCGCGGCCTGGGGCTTCACCACCAGCTTCGTCTCGAAGTCCGTGCCGGCGCCGAAGCCGAGGTACTCGTGGTAGGGCCGCGCGTAGCAGTACGCGCAGGCATGGAGGCAGCCCCGGTAGGGATTGACGCTCCAGGTGAAGCCGACGTCCGGGCTGTCGTTGCGCCCGAGCACCTCGCGGCTGTGGTCCTCCAGCACCTCCAGCTTCGCGGGAGGAATCTCGTCCAGGTACTCCACCGCGGTGGTGTCCCAGGGATTGGTCGGGTTGGAGATGGGACGGGGCTTCACACTCCCAGGGTGAAGCTGAAAGGACGTTCAGTCAAGGCTCGATTGGCTGGGGGGTTGCCTACGTGGGCGGTCAGGAGAGCGAGCGGGCGAGCCTGCTCGCCTGCCCCGTACCGTGGGGGTGCCTACCGTCGTCCCATGCGTCTCTGGCCTGCCCTCCTGTGCTGCCTGCTCCTCGGGATGCCCGTCCTGGCCGCTGAGGGTACGCCCACGCCCGTGCCCCTCGAGTCCGCGGTCCGGGCCCGGCTGGCGCGGGAGCCGAGAGACACCTCCAAGGCCCTCTTCCTCTTCTACGAGACACGGGGCTTCCAGCCCGCGTGGTTCTCCTATGACGGGGCGGTGCGGCCGCAGGCGGGTGAGTACCTCGCGGCGCTTTGCGAGGCGGAGACGGAGGGCCTGTGGCCAGAGCGCTACCGGCGCGCGGAGCTCGAGGCGGCCCTGCACCGGCTGACGCTGGACGGAGAGCCGGGGGAGGCGTGGGTGGAGGTGGAGCTGGGGCTGACGTCGAGCTTCCTCTCCTACGCCTCGCACCTGCTGTCCGGACAGGTGTCCTCGCGCGGCCCGGGGTGGAGCACGAAGCCGCCGGGGGCGGTGGTCCTGGCGGCGGTGCTGGAGGGAGCGCTCGCGAGTGGAGACCTGGCCGTCACGCTGCGCGGCCTCTCCCCGAGCCATGAGGGCTTCGTGCGGCTGAGGGAGGCCCTCGCGCGTTACCGGGCCATCGCCGCCGCGGGGGGATGGCCGCTGGTGCCGGAGGGCAAGCCGCTCGAGCGGGGCATGCGAGAGCCACGGGTGGCGGTGCTGCGCGAGCGGCTGAGGTCCACGGGAGATCTGCCGCCGGCCGCGGAGGAGCGGTTGCTCTACCCAGGCGCGCCAGGCGTGGGCGTGGCGGTGCTGGTGGGGGAGCTCGTCCGCGCGGCGATGGAGGAGCCGGCTCCGGAGTCACCGAAGAAGCCCGTTCCCGAGGACCTCTACGACGCGGAGCTGGAGGAGGGGGTGAAGGCCTTCCAGCGGCGGCACGGCCTGGCGGCGGACGGGAAGGTGGGCAGGGAGACGCTCAAGGCGCTGCGGGTGCCGGTGGAGGAGCGCATCGCGCAGCTGCTGGTGAACCTGGAGCGCTGGCGCTGGGCGCCGAGGGAGCTGGGGACGCGGCACGTGCTGGTGAACCTGCCGGCCTTCGAGCTGGAGGCGGTGGAGCAGGGCCAGCCGGTGCTGCGGATGCCGGTCATCATCGGGCAGCAGGAGTGGAGCACCCCGGTGTTGCAGGACGAGGTGGAGTACCTGGTGCTGCATCCGACGTGGTACGTGCCGAGCAAGATCACCGCGGAGGAGGTGCTGCCGAAGCTGCGGGAGGATCCGGGGGCGGCGGCGCGGATGGGGCTGACGACGTACGATCGGGCCACGGGGCAGCCGGTGGACCCCGGGACGGTGGACTGGAGCGGAGTGGCGGCGGAGTCACTGCCCTACCGCTTCGCGCAGGATCCGGGGGCCGACAACCCGTTGGGCCGGGTGAAGTTCATGTTCCCCAACCGCTTCTCCATCTACCTGCACGACACGCCCAACCCGAAGCTCTTCACGGAGGCGCAGCGGGCCTTCAGCCACGGCTGCATCCGGGTGTCCGAGCCGGCGAAGCTCGCGGACTTCCTGTTGCGAGGCCACGAGGGCTGGACGGAGGAGTCCTTGGCGGCGGCGATGCAGGAGACGGGGGGCAAGCAGCGGCGGGTGGAGCTGCCGGCGCCGGTACCTGTGTACCTGCTGTACTGGACGAGCTTCGTGGGAGCGGATGGCCGGGTGCAGTTCCGGCCGGACGTGTACCGCCAGGACGCGGCGGTGAGGCGGGCGCTGGCGGTGAAGCCGGTGCCCGCAGCGGGTGAGTCTCCCGCGGCCTGCGGCGGGGCGCGCGGTTGAGACTCATTCTTCGCATTCGCGCTTGACGACTGTTCATCTGGATTCGTTTCATTGCTCCATTTCTGGGACAGTGAATGCCGGGACATGAGAATCCGAGCCTCGGGATGGGTCTCGCGTCCATTCCCGCATTCCAGCTCATGAAGGATTGATTTCCACCATTGGAACGCACTGCAATACACGGTTTTCTGGAATGGCTGGTGCTTACTGTGCTGCCGCATCCGACGGAGGAATGCACGGTGAGCAAACACGAGATGCAAGTCGATTGGAGCAGGGGCTCTCGGGCACTGCGGGTTGTGGCGATAGGAGTTTTGAGTTTATTCGTTGTGAGCGGTTGCTCTCTTGGTCCAATGGATTCTGGCGAAGAGCTGGACGCTCAAGAGCAAACTCCTGACGTGACCGAAGGGGTTGCGCAGGAAGCCGATACAACTCGAACTCAGGATGCGAGACTGACCGCGAGTTGCCTCAGCAACT
The sequence above is drawn from the Archangium gephyra genome and encodes:
- a CDS encoding L,D-transpeptidase family protein, yielding MRLWPALLCCLLLGMPVLAAEGTPTPVPLESAVRARLAREPRDTSKALFLFYETRGFQPAWFSYDGAVRPQAGEYLAALCEAETEGLWPERYRRAELEAALHRLTLDGEPGEAWVEVELGLTSSFLSYASHLLSGQVSSRGPGWSTKPPGAVVLAAVLEGALASGDLAVTLRGLSPSHEGFVRLREALARYRAIAAAGGWPLVPEGKPLERGMREPRVAVLRERLRSTGDLPPAAEERLLYPGAPGVGVAVLVGELVRAAMEEPAPESPKKPVPEDLYDAELEEGVKAFQRRHGLAADGKVGRETLKALRVPVEERIAQLLVNLERWRWAPRELGTRHVLVNLPAFELEAVEQGQPVLRMPVIIGQQEWSTPVLQDEVEYLVLHPTWYVPSKITAEEVLPKLREDPGAAARMGLTTYDRATGQPVDPGTVDWSGVAAESLPYRFAQDPGADNPLGRVKFMFPNRFSIYLHDTPNPKLFTEAQRAFSHGCIRVSEPAKLADFLLRGHEGWTEESLAAAMQETGGKQRRVELPAPVPVYLLYWTSFVGADGRVQFRPDVYRQDAAVRRALAVKPVPAAGESPAACGGARG